In Oryza glaberrima chromosome 8, OglaRS2, whole genome shotgun sequence, the following are encoded in one genomic region:
- the LOC127783293 gene encoding putative F-box/FBD/LRR-repeat protein At5g44950 has translation MDELGIIEEGVDWRTRLGQDIRDRVKRDILFSLQMKLQTTTSTTLIDLQKVAARIEERIYKIAIDFGDYLRRISLIKGDLDDSYPLMLNNFLHIHQQASTSSFFLLHQKNKQGQIIQAEGNVQGTSSSSHKEPSHPHGKDRISELPNDLIHHIMSFLSMKEAVRTSVLSHWWVNKWTCLQSIKLDINWFRLDREKFRSSIDKLLLSRDHLDAPMDTFQLDSFAVDRASSWINHAIKYNAKVVKFSEYPSWEPFYLDPELVDFSSRYLKTLELTNAALNEMVFDRLNNTCPVLENLGQQTGSSSFTNSYLTFTTITLVDASDVTSIELTATDRQFTFVEQQGSRPMFRNLRTLRLGEWCMADNFLPLHQYVIHSPVLRKVFLKLSLVDWWSELTTNQLMALVEISSGGSISIDFY, from the exons ATGGACGAGTTAGGGATCATCGAGGAAGGTGTCGATTGGAGGACCCGCCTTGGCCAGGATATTCGCGATAGGGTAAAACGTGATAT ATTGTTCAGCCTGCAGATGAAATTGCAAACAACTACTTCTACAACATTGATTGATCTTCAAAAAGTTGCTGCTAGAATAGAGGAGAGAATCTACAAAATAGCTATTGACTTT GGTGATTATCTACGGAGGATTAGTCTGATAAAAGGCGATTTGGATGATTCATATCCTCTGATGTTGAACAATTTTCTGCATATTCATCAGCAAGCTTCAACCTCTTCATTTTTCTTGCTCCATCAGAAGAATAAGCAGGGCCAAATTATCCAGGCAGAAGGAAATGTTCAGGGGACATCATCTAGCA GCCACAAGGAACCCTCCCATCCCCATGGAAAAGATAGGATCAGCGAACTCCCAAATGATCTGATCCACCACATAATGTCCTTCTTGTCGATGAAGGAGGCGGTGCGCACGAGTGTCCTGTCCCACTGGTGGGTCAACAAGTGGACTTGCTTGCAGTCAATAAAGCTTGATATAAATTGGTTTCGCCTAGATAGGGAAAAATTCCGTAGTTCTATTGACAAACTATTGCTAAGCCGTGACCATCTTGATGCTCCTATGGATACATTCCAGCTAGATTCTTTTGCAGTGGACCGGGCCAGTTCTTGGATCAACCATGCTATCAAGTACAACGCTAAAGTAGTTAAATTTTCTGAGTATCCAAGTTGGGAACCTTTTTACTTGGATCCAGAACTTGTGGATTTCAGTTCTCGGTATCTAAAAACATTGGAGCTGACTAATGCAGCTCTAAATGAGATGGTATTTGATCGTCTCAATAACACATGCCCGGTTTTGGAAAATCTG GGTCAACAAACGGGCAGTTCTTCATTTACAAACTCTTACCTGACATTCACAACAATCACTCTCGTTGATGCTTCAGATGTCACAAGCATAGAATTGACAGCTACTGATAGACAG TTTACATTCGTGGAACAACAAGGAAGTAGGCCGATGTTTAGGAATCTCAGAACCTTGCGCTTGGGTGAATGGTGCATGGCCGATAATTTCTTGCCTCTACACCAATATGTCATCCACTCACCTGTTCTGAGGAAGGTGTTTCTGAAGCTCAGTCTG GTGGATTGGTGGTCTGAACTCACGACCAATCAGTTGATGGCATTAGTCGAAATTAGCAGTGGAGGTTCCATCAGTATTGACTTCTACTAG